The Micromonospora sp. Llam0 genome contains a region encoding:
- a CDS encoding D-alanine--D-alanine ligase — translation MSPALDPTATASSSSSAAPDLRVLVLAGGLSYERDVSLKSGRRVLDALRSVGVEAEMRDADVSLIPALRSDPPDAVVIALHGATGEDGSLRGVLDLCGVPYIGCDARAARLAWDKPSAKAVLREAGIPTPDWVALPHDRFSELGAVAVLERIVERLGLPLMVKPAQGGSGLGAAVVREAAELSAAMVGCFAYDSTALVERYVTGMDVAVSVVDRGDGPEALPAVEIVPRNGVYDYAARYTAGLTTWHAPARLDESAAEQVAATAVAAHRALGLRDLSRVDMIVDPDGRPHVLEVNVSPGMTETSLLPLAVQAGGLDLGELLATLVVRAAARPYDPAN, via the coding sequence ATGAGCCCAGCGCTGGACCCCACCGCAACCGCATCCTCGTCGTCGTCCGCCGCCCCGGATCTGCGGGTGCTCGTTCTCGCCGGCGGGTTGTCGTACGAACGGGACGTCTCGCTGAAGTCCGGTCGCCGAGTGCTGGACGCGCTCCGCTCGGTCGGCGTCGAGGCCGAGATGCGCGACGCCGACGTCTCGCTGATTCCCGCACTGCGCTCCGACCCGCCGGACGCGGTGGTCATCGCGCTGCACGGGGCGACCGGTGAGGACGGCTCGCTGCGCGGCGTACTGGATCTCTGCGGCGTGCCGTACATCGGCTGCGACGCCCGCGCCGCCCGCCTGGCCTGGGACAAGCCGTCGGCCAAGGCGGTGCTGCGCGAGGCGGGCATCCCGACCCCGGACTGGGTCGCGCTGCCCCACGACCGGTTCTCCGAACTGGGTGCGGTCGCCGTGCTGGAGCGGATCGTCGAGCGGCTCGGCCTGCCGCTGATGGTCAAGCCGGCGCAGGGTGGCTCCGGGCTGGGCGCGGCAGTGGTACGCGAGGCGGCCGAGCTCTCCGCAGCGATGGTCGGCTGCTTCGCGTACGACTCGACGGCATTGGTGGAGCGCTACGTCACCGGGATGGACGTCGCCGTGTCGGTCGTCGACCGGGGCGACGGCCCGGAGGCGCTGCCGGCCGTCGAGATCGTGCCGCGCAACGGTGTCTACGACTACGCTGCCCGCTACACCGCGGGACTGACGACCTGGCACGCGCCGGCCCGGCTGGACGAGTCGGCTGCCGAGCAGGTAGCGGCGACCGCCGTCGCCGCTCACCGAGCACTCGGGCTCCGGGACCTCTCCCGCGTCGACATGATCGTCGACCCCGACGGCCGGCCGCACGTCCTGGAGGTCAACGTCTCACCCGGGATGACCGAGACCTCGCTCCTGCCGCTGGCGGTCCAGGCTGGCGGCCTGGACCTCGGTGAACTGCTGGCCACGCTGGTGGTCCGGGCTGCGGCCCGACCGTACGACCC
- a CDS encoding PLP-dependent aminotransferase family protein has translation MTGTTLDDYTDRYARRVRGMTASEIRALFAVASRPEVVSLAGGAPYVAALPLDAVGEMLGRLAAETGTSTLQYGIGQGTLDLRERICEVMSLSGIDVSSGASPEDVVVTVGGQQALDLVARLFLDPGDVVLAEGPTYVGALGVFQAAQAQVVHVPMDADGLIPEALEQAITDVARSGRRAKFLYTIPTFQNPAGVTLTDERRDRVLDICERAGLLVVEDDPYGQLSFDGEAPAPLRARRRHGVFYLSTFSKTFAPGLRVGWILAPHAVREKLVIASEAQILCPSAYAQAAVATYLATMPWREQLKTYREVYRERRDALLSALTDLMPAGTTWTRPSGGLFVWASLPDGLDAKAMVPRAIAARVAYVPGTGFYADGSGAGNMRLNFSYPPPERIREGVRRLAGVMERESAMREVFGPVTGGSGRRQRPGADAPGPDLA, from the coding sequence ATGACCGGCACGACGCTCGACGACTACACCGACCGCTATGCCCGCCGGGTCCGGGGGATGACCGCCTCGGAGATCCGGGCGCTGTTCGCCGTCGCCAGTCGGCCGGAGGTGGTGTCGCTCGCTGGCGGAGCCCCGTACGTCGCCGCGCTGCCGCTGGACGCGGTCGGCGAGATGCTCGGCCGCCTCGCCGCCGAGACCGGCACCTCGACACTGCAGTACGGCATCGGCCAGGGCACCCTCGACCTGCGGGAACGGATCTGCGAAGTGATGTCGCTGTCCGGGATCGACGTCTCGTCCGGGGCGTCCCCCGAGGACGTGGTGGTGACCGTCGGCGGGCAGCAGGCCCTCGATCTGGTCGCCCGACTCTTCCTGGACCCGGGCGACGTGGTCCTCGCCGAGGGCCCCACCTACGTCGGCGCCCTCGGCGTGTTCCAGGCGGCGCAGGCCCAGGTGGTGCACGTGCCGATGGACGCCGACGGGCTGATCCCCGAGGCGCTGGAGCAGGCGATCACCGACGTGGCCCGGTCCGGCCGACGGGCGAAGTTCCTCTACACCATTCCGACGTTTCAGAACCCGGCCGGCGTGACGCTGACCGACGAGCGCCGCGACCGGGTACTCGACATCTGCGAACGCGCCGGCCTGCTGGTCGTCGAGGACGACCCGTACGGCCAGTTGAGCTTCGACGGTGAAGCGCCGGCGCCGCTGCGGGCCCGGCGCCGGCACGGTGTCTTCTACCTGAGCACCTTCTCCAAGACCTTCGCGCCAGGGCTGCGGGTCGGTTGGATTCTCGCTCCGCACGCGGTACGCGAGAAGCTGGTCATCGCCAGTGAGGCGCAGATCCTCTGCCCCAGTGCCTACGCCCAGGCCGCGGTCGCCACCTACCTGGCCACCATGCCGTGGCGCGAGCAGCTCAAGACGTACCGGGAGGTCTACCGGGAGCGGCGGGACGCGCTGCTGTCCGCGCTGACCGACCTGATGCCGGCCGGGACGACCTGGACCCGACCGAGCGGCGGGCTGTTCGTCTGGGCGTCGCTGCCGGACGGGTTGGACGCCAAAGCCATGGTCCCCCGGGCCATCGCCGCCCGGGTGGCCTACGTTCCCGGCACCGGCTTCTACGCTGACGGCTCCGGCGCCGGCAACATGCGGCTCAACTTCTCCTACCCCCCGCCCGAGCGGATCCGGGAAGGCGTCCGGCGGTTGGCCGGCGTGATGGAGCGGGAGTCGGCGATGCGTGAGGTCTTCGGACCGGTCACCGGCGGATCCGGCCGACGCCAGCGCCCCGGCGCGGACGCGCCCGGGCCTGACTTGGCATGA